The Chryseobacterium sp. G0186 genome includes the window TTAATATATTCATCCAGCTTCTTACGGTCTTTTTCTAATTCTCTCGGATATTCTGGCTTGTTTTTTAGAACAATATCTCCGTAGTCTTCAATGGTACACAGAAATTGAGCCGGGTTACCAATAAATACGGTATTATCCGGCATAGACTGGGATAAAACTGAATTGGCTCCCAAAATACAGTTGTTTCCAATCTGTACATCCTGAGTAATGACACAATTGATCCCTATTGTACAGTTGTTGCCAATTTTTATTCTCCCCAAAATTCTTGCATCTTCATACCCCGGAAGTTTTCTCAATAGAGTAGTAGTTCCTCCGTGGTTAACAAATCTTACACC containing:
- a CDS encoding acyltransferase, which codes for MKVGKNFNMPDKIYFGTEPYLIEIGDDVNIAAGVRFVNHGGTTTLLRKLPGYEDARILGRIKIGNNCTIGINCVITQDVQIGNNCILGANSVLSQSMPDNTVFIGNPAQFLCTIEDYGDIVLKNKPEYPRELEKDRKKLDEYIKANLPHKYKKARKIK